Within Gemmatimonadota bacterium, the genomic segment CGGAACCACCTCGGCGAAATCAGCCTCGACAAGTTCCTGATCTTCGTGACGGCGGAAGCCCGGCCGGATGTGACCGAGCGGAACGGTCGGCTGGTGCTCCGGGGTATGTCGCCGAGTATCCGGATGCAACAGCATTCGATGTTGATGATCAACCGGGCTCCGGATTCCAACTCGGCGGGCCACGATATGGCCGGGATGGACCACGGGGGTACCCAGTGGTCCATGCCGCCCGCGCGGGCCGGAATTCCGATGATGCCGATGCCCGGCGTCGATGGATTGGTGCCGCCGGTTGAACCGTTCCTGCCGGGAGCGGGGCTCGACGCGACGACCTTGCCCGAGGCCACACCGCGGACGGTGGCTCGCCTCCGGCACGGCGACACCCTCGACTTGACGGCGTCGTTGGTTCGCCGGACGATCAACGGCCGGACCCTGGTGATGTATGCCTACAACGGGCAATACCCGGGGCCGCTGCTCCAGGTCGACGAAGGGGCCACGGTCGTGGTCCGGTTTCATAATGCCATCGATATGCCGACGGCGGTCCATTGGCACGGGATCCGGCTCGAAAATCGGAGCGACGGCGCGCCCGGGGTCACCCAGGACCCCGTCGAGCCCGGCCAGGGGTTTACCTATCGGATTCGGTTCCGTGACTCCGGGATCTATTGGTACCATCCCCATATCCGGGAAGACGTGCAGCAGGACCTCGGACTCTATGGCAACATCCTGGTCCGGCCCAAGCGGCCCGATGCGTTCGGGCCGAGCCATCGGGAAGAGACCGTCATGCTCGACGACATTCTCCTCGGCGAGGCGGGCCTGGTGCCCTACGGAAAGGATGACGCCACCCACGCCCTGATGGGCCGATTCGGCAACCTTCTCCTGGCCAACGGCGATTCGCACTATCGACTGACCGTTCGACCGAATGAAATCGTTCGGTTTTACTTCACCAACGTGGCCAACACCCGGACGTTCAACCTGACAATTCCCGGGGCCCAGATGAAACTGGCCGGCGCGGACGTTGGCCGATACGAACGGGAGGAGTGGACGGATCACGTGTCGATCGCACCGGCCCAACGGTACATCGTGGACGTCCGGTTCCCCGGCGCCGGCAGCTTCCCGCTGATCAATCAGATCCAGGCCATCGATCACAACGTGGGGAATTTCTACGCGGAGTACGACACCCTGGGGACGGTCACCGCTGCTGGGGCCCCGATGACGCCCGATCTGACGAGCCGCTACCAGCGGCTCCGGATTAACCGCGACGTCGTAACGGACATTGCCAAGTACCGGCCCTGGTTTGCCAAGCCGGCTGACAAGCAACTGTTTCTGACGCTCCGGCTCGGCGACCTTCCGTTCGGGGTCATGCAAATGCTCCGGCGGGATGTGATGTACTCCCATCCGGTGGAGTGGAGCGGCACCATGCCGATGATGGACTGGCTTCCAACCGCCCGGGAGACCAAGTGGGTCCTCCGCGACCCGGCGACCGGCAAGGAGAACATGGCGGTGGACTGGACCTTCAAACTGGGCGATGTCGTCAAGATCCGGATCGGCAACGACCGAAGCTCGCTCCATCCGATGTCCCATCCAATCCACCTCCATGGCCAGCGCTTCCTGGTCCTGGCTCACAACGACGTCCCGACCCGCAATTTGGTGTGGAAAGACACCGTGCTCTTGCCGGTCGGCGGGACCGCGGACCTGCTGGTTGAGATGTCGAACC encodes:
- a CDS encoding multicopper oxidase family protein encodes the protein MRPRGWAALVAGGALLLGGSIPEAAPPLLCGPEAGDRLRPSQDLYCLELVARPDIPVSATATVELGRADSPFDVATNRVGNQRFDATLVLRGLPAPSTLGPYTSYVAWVTSPSLDPMIPFGAVLNGRNHLGEISLDKFLIFVTAEARPDVTERNGRLVLRGMSPSIRMQQHSMLMINRAPDSNSAGHDMAGMDHGGTQWSMPPARAGIPMMPMPGVDGLVPPVEPFLPGAGLDATTLPEATPRTVARLRHGDTLDLTASLVRRTINGRTLVMYAYNGQYPGPLLQVDEGATVVVRFHNAIDMPTAVHWHGIRLENRSDGAPGVTQDPVEPGQGFTYRIRFRDSGIYWYHPHIREDVQQDLGLYGNILVRPKRPDAFGPSHREETVMLDDILLGEAGLVPYGKDDATHALMGRFGNLLLANGDSHYRLTVRPNEIVRFYFTNVANTRTFNLTIPGAQMKLAGADVGRYEREEWTDHVSIAPAQRYIVDVRFPGAGSFPLINQIQAIDHNVGNFYAEYDTLGTVTAAGAPMTPDLTSRYQRLRINRDVVTDIAKYRPWFAKPADKQLFLTLRLGDLPFGVMQMLRRDVMYSHPVEWSGTMPMMDWLPTARETKWVLRDPATGKENMAVDWTFKLGDVVKIRIGNDRSSLHPMSHPIHLHGQRFLVLAHNDVPTRNLVWKDTVLLPVGGTADLLVEMSNPGKWMMHCHIAEHLETGMMGVFEVR